In Devosia sp. XK-2, one DNA window encodes the following:
- a CDS encoding ABC transporter permease: protein MDGFAKYLGRRLFQFFLVIFLGVSLAFLITNLSPVDPVEQSVALMTNFGATDPRSVELMRQALQELYGLQGSMLEQYLAFWGRVIRGDFGPSLSAFPTPVMSLIMGALPWTIGLLTLSLVISWSLGNLLGALAGYYRSNLLLKLSGAAVMALHPVPAYIIGLCLLLAFGFIWPILPISGGAQMNLQPGLTLDYLRSLILHGTLPALTLVFVGLGSWFISMRSLVSNIVTDDHVVYAELGGVSSNKIFSQYVARNALLPQLTGLALSLGNVFGGAVITEFLFNYPGVGRLMIQGIYRGDYALVLGVTTISIIAVAVAVFIIDLIYPLIDPRVRLS from the coding sequence ATGGACGGCTTTGCCAAATATCTCGGCCGGCGCCTCTTCCAGTTCTTCCTTGTGATTTTTCTGGGTGTTTCGCTGGCCTTCCTGATCACCAATCTCTCACCGGTCGACCCGGTGGAGCAGTCAGTGGCCCTGATGACCAATTTCGGTGCAACCGATCCGCGCTCGGTCGAGCTGATGCGCCAGGCATTGCAGGAACTCTATGGCCTGCAGGGTTCCATGCTCGAGCAATATCTGGCGTTCTGGGGCCGCGTCATTCGTGGCGATTTCGGGCCATCCCTGTCCGCCTTCCCCACCCCGGTCATGTCGCTGATCATGGGCGCATTGCCCTGGACCATCGGCCTGCTCACCCTGTCGCTGGTGATCAGCTGGAGCCTGGGCAATCTGCTCGGCGCGCTGGCCGGCTATTATCGCTCAAATCTGCTCCTGAAGCTCTCGGGCGCCGCCGTCATGGCGCTGCATCCGGTGCCCGCCTATATTATCGGGCTGTGCCTGCTGCTGGCCTTCGGTTTCATCTGGCCCATCCTGCCCATATCGGGCGGCGCGCAGATGAATTTGCAGCCCGGCCTGACGCTCGATTATCTGCGCTCGCTGATCCTGCACGGCACTTTGCCCGCACTGACCCTGGTGTTTGTTGGGCTGGGCAGCTGGTTCATTTCCATGCGCTCGCTGGTCTCCAACATCGTCACCGATGACCATGTGGTCTATGCCGAGCTTGGTGGCGTGTCCTCCAACAAGATCTTCTCCCAATATGTGGCGCGCAATGCCCTGCTGCCGCAATTGACGGGTCTGGCCCTCAGCCTGGGCAATGTCTTTGGCGGGGCCGTGATCACCGAATTCCTGTTCAACTATCCCGGCGTCGGCCGGTTGATGATCCAGGGCATCTACCGGGGCGACTATGCCCTGGTGCTCGGGGTCACCACCATTTCGATCATCGCCGTCGCCGTTGCCGTATTCATCATCGATCTGATCTATCCGCTGATCGATCCGCGCGTGAGGCTGAGCTGA
- a CDS encoding amidohydrolase family protein — MTEPIEAPLCLAPRPLRNPRHLRLPPGSCDTHFHVFAHGAPLALPRSYTPRIETISGWLALADSFGIARGVLVQPSVYGLDNTVLLEALAQAPDRLRAIVVISPDISDADLVRLDRAGVRGVRFNLRNKSGIGFDALEALAPRLRRLGWHAQFQVGPETIATVGELARRHDLVGVIDHLAFMPLDPPGAALDDLLHVLETGRVYVKISAPYRLSDTNKHDGYQQALQTLAARSPGRLLWATDWPHTELFSSMPEDDDLVALSLEALPSETHAAIFADNANMLYFSH, encoded by the coding sequence ATGACTGAGCCGATCGAGGCGCCGCTGTGCCTGGCGCCGCGCCCCTTGCGCAATCCGCGCCATCTGCGCCTGCCGCCGGGAAGTTGCGACACCCATTTCCATGTCTTTGCTCATGGCGCGCCTCTGGCGTTGCCGCGCAGCTATACGCCCCGGATCGAAACCATTTCGGGCTGGCTGGCGCTGGCCGATAGTTTCGGCATTGCGCGGGGCGTCCTGGTGCAGCCCAGCGTTTATGGCCTCGACAATACTGTGCTGCTGGAGGCGCTGGCCCAAGCTCCTGACCGCCTCCGGGCCATTGTCGTTATTTCGCCCGACATCTCGGATGCAGACCTTGTCCGCCTCGACAGGGCCGGCGTGCGCGGTGTGCGTTTCAATCTGCGCAATAAATCGGGTATTGGTTTTGACGCGCTCGAAGCCCTGGCGCCGCGCCTGCGCCGGCTCGGATGGCATGCCCAGTTTCAGGTGGGACCCGAGACCATTGCGACAGTGGGCGAATTGGCCAGGCGGCACGATCTGGTCGGGGTTATCGACCATCTGGCCTTCATGCCGCTCGATCCGCCGGGCGCCGCTCTTGATGATCTCCTGCATGTGCTGGAAACCGGCCGGGTCTATGTCAAGATCTCCGCGCCCTATCGGCTCAGTGACACAAACAAGCATGATGGCTACCAGCAAGCGCTGCAAACGCTGGCGGCCCGCTCGCCAGGCCGGCTTTTATGGGCGACGGATTGGCCGCATACAGAGCTCTTCTCCAGCATGCCCGAGGATGATGATCTGGTGGCGTTGAGCCTTGAGGCTTTGCCGTCCGAAACCCATGCCGCCATCTTCGCGGACAACGCCAATATGCTCTATTTTTCGCATTGA
- a CDS encoding ABC transporter substrate-binding protein yields the protein MLLNKLAAAALAIAASVMPVAAQDFIAGIPREEALIIQGPAAQNAEWFNLWAPGGGASNNGLQQLTADTFWFINPDGTGDAAWTNALASDKPIYNEDFTEMTVKLKEGIYWSDGVEFTSDDVVYTVETQIAHPGMGWSAPFTVNVDSVEAPDRNTVVFKLKAPNSRFHTLFTVRWNAAWIMPKHVFEAVDDPLTYNNNPPVSLSAYQLHSYDTAGNWVIWKLRDDWQRTSIGMELSQEPEVKYVVYRNAGNPDARVIEQMNHNLDVINDIAPEGMFTIARDAGENTRYWFPGFPFAHPDPTLPSVLFNHQREPFADKDVRWALALMIDIRSVSMGSYRGAANLAALSTPPTGTAITDYYVPMQDWLANFELDTGNGTIKPYDPTISEQIAALVKPQWGDSIPDDTDQLKRMFGFGWWKQDPAAATALLQKAGFTKNGNQWLKPDGTPFTIKLMVEGDNIPTLARAGTIIAQQWSMEGIQTTVDVAGPTNGQRLGGGDFDVAIYWTVETWGGHPDLSFFLESYHSDFIKPPGETQPPRNLTRWEDERLDAIIEANRTVNFDSPEVAELGMDYLKLAVEEMPFIPLMAYNKFAPFDTTYWTGYPSAADPYSASGPFWSNLRYMIVALKSAQ from the coding sequence ATGCTATTGAACAAGCTGGCCGCAGCCGCACTTGCCATCGCCGCGTCGGTGATGCCGGTTGCCGCCCAGGATTTTATTGCGGGCATTCCCCGCGAAGAGGCGCTGATCATTCAGGGGCCAGCGGCCCAGAATGCCGAATGGTTCAATCTATGGGCCCCCGGCGGTGGCGCCAGCAATAATGGTCTGCAGCAGCTCACCGCCGACACATTCTGGTTCATCAATCCCGATGGCACGGGCGATGCGGCCTGGACCAACGCCCTGGCCTCGGACAAGCCGATATATAATGAGGACTTCACCGAGATGACGGTGAAGCTCAAGGAGGGCATCTATTGGAGCGATGGCGTCGAATTCACGTCTGACGACGTCGTCTATACCGTCGAGACCCAGATCGCGCATCCGGGCATGGGCTGGAGCGCGCCCTTCACCGTCAATGTGGACAGCGTTGAGGCGCCGGATCGCAATACCGTGGTCTTCAAGCTCAAGGCACCCAATTCCCGCTTCCACACGCTTTTCACCGTGCGCTGGAACGCGGCCTGGATCATGCCCAAGCATGTCTTTGAAGCGGTGGACGATCCACTCACCTACAATAACAATCCGCCGGTCTCGCTCTCGGCCTATCAGCTCCACAGCTATGACACGGCTGGCAATTGGGTGATCTGGAAGCTGCGCGACGACTGGCAGCGCACCTCAATCGGCATGGAGCTGAGCCAGGAGCCGGAGGTCAAATACGTCGTCTACCGCAATGCCGGTAACCCGGATGCGCGCGTCATCGAGCAGATGAACCACAATCTCGACGTGATCAACGACATTGCTCCCGAAGGCATGTTCACCATCGCCCGCGATGCCGGCGAGAACACCAGATACTGGTTCCCCGGCTTCCCCTTTGCCCATCCCGATCCGACACTGCCTTCCGTGCTGTTCAATCATCAGCGCGAACCCTTTGCCGACAAGGATGTGCGCTGGGCCCTGGCGCTGATGATCGATATCCGCTCGGTATCCATGGGCTCCTATCGCGGCGCGGCCAATCTGGCAGCGCTCTCGACCCCGCCCACCGGCACAGCCATTACCGATTATTATGTACCGATGCAGGACTGGCTCGCCAATTTCGAGCTCGATACCGGCAATGGCACCATCAAGCCCTATGACCCGACCATTTCCGAACAGATCGCAGCGCTGGTGAAGCCGCAATGGGGCGACAGCATCCCCGACGATACCGACCAGCTCAAGCGCATGTTCGGTTTCGGCTGGTGGAAACAGGATCCCGCCGCTGCCACAGCCCTGCTGCAAAAGGCCGGTTTCACCAAGAACGGCAATCAGTGGCTCAAGCCCGACGGGACCCCTTTCACCATCAAGCTGATGGTCGAGGGTGACAATATCCCGACCCTGGCCCGCGCCGGCACCATCATCGCCCAGCAATGGTCGATGGAAGGCATCCAGACCACGGTCGATGTGGCCGGCCCCACCAATGGCCAGCGCCTGGGCGGCGGTGACTTCGACGTCGCCATCTACTGGACGGTCGAGACCTGGGGCGGTCACCCCGACCTCTCCTTCTTCCTCGAAAGCTATCACTCGGACTTCATCAAGCCGCCGGGTGAAACACAGCCGCCGCGCAACCTGACGCGTTGGGAAGACGAACGCCTCGATGCCATCATCGAAGCCAACCGCACGGTAAACTTCGACTCGCCTGAGGTCGCCGAACTCGGCATGGACTATCTCAAGCTGGCCGTGGAAGAGATGCCGTTCATTCCGCTCATGGCCTACAATAAGTTCGCGCCGTTCGACACCACCTATTGGACCGGCTATCCGAGCGCCGCTGATCCCTATTCGGCCTCCGGTCCGTTCTGGTCGAACCTGCGCTACATGATCGTCGCGCTCAAATCGGCCCAATAG
- a CDS encoding Gfo/Idh/MocA family oxidoreductase, which produces MRIGVVGAGWVTQYHLPAWQRVEDAEVVAICDPDPKALATRADVFGIGGRYASLEAMLASEKLDALDIATPRQFHADNILVGRDHGLPMLCQKPLATDLEQARDLVRRVNSSVPLMVHENWRFRPYYRALRAWIEEGLLGDPIAARLDFHSSGMLADAEGLRPALARQPFFRREARLLVMEVLIHHLDSLRYLLGELDLHLARLGRSNDEIIGEDSAILSLTRRDDGLPLTISGNLAVHGAPPAPVDQLWLWGSRGTIHLDVSVLRLFGPQPRELRFDPAQSYQAAYDGAIAHFVTALRNKERFETEAADNLNTLALVEAAYRISGFKPAAAI; this is translated from the coding sequence GTGCGCATCGGAGTGGTTGGAGCGGGCTGGGTCACGCAATATCATCTGCCCGCCTGGCAACGCGTCGAGGACGCAGAGGTCGTCGCCATCTGCGACCCTGACCCCAAGGCGCTGGCAACACGGGCGGACGTCTTCGGTATTGGTGGCCGCTATGCAAGCCTGGAAGCAATGCTGGCCAGCGAAAAGCTCGACGCGCTCGATATTGCCACGCCCCGCCAGTTTCATGCCGACAATATCCTGGTCGGACGTGATCACGGCCTGCCGATGCTGTGCCAAAAGCCGCTGGCCACGGATCTGGAACAGGCGCGCGACCTGGTGCGCCGGGTCAATAGTTCCGTTCCTTTGATGGTGCATGAGAACTGGCGGTTTCGCCCATATTATCGCGCCCTGCGCGCCTGGATCGAGGAAGGCCTCTTGGGCGACCCGATCGCCGCGCGGCTCGATTTCCATTCCAGCGGCATGCTTGCCGACGCCGAGGGATTGCGGCCTGCCCTGGCGCGGCAGCCCTTTTTCCGCCGGGAGGCCAGGCTTCTGGTCATGGAAGTCTTGATCCATCATCTGGATAGTCTGCGCTATCTCCTGGGTGAGCTCGATCTGCATCTGGCGCGCCTGGGGCGCAGCAATGATGAGATCATCGGCGAGGACAGCGCCATCCTCTCGTTGACACGGCGTGACGACGGGCTGCCGCTGACGATCTCGGGCAATCTGGCGGTACACGGCGCGCCACCGGCGCCGGTTGATCAATTGTGGCTCTGGGGATCCCGAGGCACCATCCATCTTGATGTTTCGGTCCTGCGCCTTTTTGGGCCTCAGCCGCGCGAGCTGCGCTTTGATCCGGCACAGAGTTATCAGGCCGCCTATGATGGGGCCATCGCCCATTTCGTCACCGCCCTGCGCAATAAAGAGCGATTTGAGACGGAGGCCGCCGACAATCTCAACACATTGGCGCTGGTCGAGGCTGCCTATCGTATCAGTGGATTTAAACCCGCCGCCGCGATCTGA
- a CDS encoding GntR family transcriptional regulator codes for MSDLDTDIELDDERIVRALEEDIIFGRLAPGARLTEDSLLSRFPVTRHFVRQALVQLEQMGIVVRERNKGATVRSLTPDEVQQIYAVRELVQRQAALLIPLPAPQSLVDELLAIHKEHGEHIESGYLRGVHETNDRFHLTLFGACGNKYLVQTIELYMRYSLPVRANSMADRQALDISHSQHRLMIEMLQGRDNWVLAQLCVDHLQPSKRRYIDLVGH; via the coding sequence ATGTCTGATCTGGACACTGATATCGAGCTTGATGACGAGCGCATCGTGCGGGCATTGGAGGAGGACATCATCTTCGGTCGCCTGGCGCCCGGCGCGCGCCTCACCGAAGATTCCCTGCTCTCCCGCTTCCCCGTGACCCGGCATTTCGTGCGTCAGGCTCTGGTTCAGCTCGAGCAGATGGGCATCGTCGTGCGCGAGCGCAACAAGGGCGCCACCGTGCGCTCGCTGACGCCCGACGAAGTGCAGCAGATCTATGCCGTGCGCGAACTGGTGCAACGCCAGGCGGCGCTGCTCATTCCCTTGCCGGCGCCGCAATCGCTAGTGGATGAATTGCTCGCTATCCATAAAGAGCACGGCGAGCATATCGAGAGCGGATATCTGCGCGGCGTGCATGAGACCAATGACCGTTTTCACCTGACCCTGTTTGGTGCCTGCGGCAATAAATATCTGGTCCAGACGATTGAGCTGTATATGCGCTACAGCCTGCCGGTGCGGGCCAATTCCATGGCGGATCGGCAAGCGCTCGATATTTCACACAGTCAGCACAGGCTGATGATCGAGATGCTGCAGGGGCGGGACAATTGGGTCTTGGCCCAGCTCTGCGTCGACCATCTCCAACCCTCCAAGCGGCGCTATATCGATCTGGTCGGCCACTAG
- a CDS encoding beta-xylosidase: MTATYDVRIAVDAGASRGAYRPLWNWFGYDEPNYTNTDNGKKLLKELTELSPEPPRIRTHNLLTSGDGKYALKWGSTNAYTEDGNGNPVYDWTIMDQIFDAYVEAGNIPLIQVGFMPEALSDDPGPYKHNWSPEDKYATIMTGWANPPNDLKKWGDLVHAWARHLADRYGQDKVLTWPWEVWNEPDGLYWKGTVREFCDMYDVTAKAIKAALPGARVGGPHTCGAFNNPKAQAFLREFLQYVVDNKSPIDFIAFHAKGNPVIWKDHVRMGLHKHLRDIEANLAIVNEFPTLKHLPTVIGESDPEGCAACSARVHPQNGYRNGPLYGAYVVESMIRTYEISQRAGIEIEGAVTWAFLFEDQPWYDGFRDLATNGVDKAVLNGFRMLGKLKGEWIEATSDHALDVQAIMEHGVREQPDVNAVATRDDGGVSILVWNYHDDDVEDGAANVTVSLSNLPAGRHTLTHYRMDKDHSNSFGVWQAMGSPQSVIGEDFRKLEAAGQLAVLETGTVDASSGAATLVTTLPRQGVSLLRIDY; this comes from the coding sequence ATGACAGCGACTTATGACGTCCGCATCGCGGTCGATGCAGGCGCGAGCCGCGGCGCGTATCGGCCATTGTGGAACTGGTTCGGCTATGACGAGCCGAATTACACAAATACCGACAATGGCAAGAAGCTGCTCAAGGAGCTGACCGAACTCAGCCCCGAGCCGCCCCGCATCCGCACGCATAATTTGCTGACGTCAGGGGACGGGAAATATGCGCTGAAATGGGGCTCGACCAATGCCTATACGGAGGATGGGAACGGCAATCCTGTCTATGACTGGACCATTATGGACCAGATCTTCGATGCCTATGTCGAGGCCGGCAATATCCCTCTGATCCAGGTGGGCTTCATGCCGGAAGCCCTGTCCGACGATCCCGGCCCCTATAAGCACAATTGGTCGCCCGAGGATAAGTACGCCACCATCATGACCGGATGGGCCAATCCCCCCAATGACCTCAAGAAATGGGGCGACCTTGTCCATGCCTGGGCGCGACACCTGGCCGATCGCTACGGCCAGGACAAGGTTCTGACATGGCCCTGGGAGGTGTGGAACGAGCCTGACGGGCTCTATTGGAAGGGCACCGTTCGCGAATTTTGCGATATGTATGATGTCACTGCCAAGGCCATCAAGGCGGCCCTCCCTGGTGCGCGTGTCGGCGGCCCGCATACCTGCGGCGCCTTCAACAATCCAAAGGCCCAGGCATTCCTCCGCGAATTCCTGCAATATGTCGTCGACAACAAGTCGCCCATCGACTTCATCGCCTTTCACGCCAAGGGCAATCCGGTGATCTGGAAGGATCATGTGCGCATGGGGCTGCACAAGCACCTTCGCGACATCGAAGCCAATCTGGCCATTGTCAACGAATTCCCGACCCTCAAGCACCTGCCTACCGTTATCGGCGAATCCGATCCGGAAGGGTGCGCGGCCTGTTCGGCCCGGGTCCATCCGCAGAACGGCTATCGCAATGGTCCGCTTTATGGCGCCTATGTGGTGGAAAGCATGATCCGCACCTACGAGATCAGCCAGCGTGCCGGCATCGAAATCGAGGGTGCCGTCACCTGGGCATTCCTGTTCGAGGACCAGCCCTGGTATGACGGCTTCCGCGACCTGGCGACGAACGGTGTCGACAAGGCCGTACTCAATGGCTTCCGCATGCTCGGCAAGCTCAAGGGCGAGTGGATCGAGGCAACGTCGGACCACGCGCTGGATGTGCAGGCTATCATGGAACATGGCGTGCGCGAGCAGCCCGATGTCAACGCCGTCGCCACCCGCGATGATGGGGGTGTCTCGATCCTTGTGTGGAACTATCACGATGACGATGTGGAAGACGGTGCGGCCAATGTGACCGTGAGCCTGTCCAACCTGCCTGCGGGGCGGCACACGCTGACCCACTATCGCATGGACAAGGACCACTCCAATTCATTCGGCGTTTGGCAGGCCATGGGCTCGCCCCAATCGGTGATCGGCGAGGACTTCAGGAAACTCGAGGCCGCAGGTCAACTCGCCGTCCTCGAAACCGGCACGGTTGATGCGTCCTCTGGCGCTGCGACCCTTGTCACCACTCTGCCCCGACAAGGCGTCTCACTGCTTCGTATCGACTATTAA
- a CDS encoding dihydrodipicolinate synthase family protein, protein MPLLTEDAKGVYVIAVTPFLDNGEIDWTSVDRMVDFYQEKGVTGLTILGQLGEAPKMTSDESKAIARRVLARAKVPVIVGVTAPGLAAMRELADTVMEMGAAGVMVAPPWTTRTDDQAYAFYASVGEALGTTPFVLQDYPLTTNVTIAPKVIDRIVREVPNCVMLKHEDWPGLGKISALRASSDKGETRRISILCGNGGLFLPEEMGRGADGAMTGFCYPEMMVGVVENYARGDVERAHDIFDAYLPLARYEQQQGLGLAARKYVLAKRGVISSAALRKPGASLSKLDIVDVERLLARQTKRLAEIGA, encoded by the coding sequence ATGCCACTGCTGACCGAGGACGCAAAGGGCGTCTATGTCATTGCAGTCACGCCCTTTCTGGACAATGGCGAGATTGACTGGACCAGCGTCGACCGCATGGTCGATTTCTACCAGGAGAAAGGCGTTACCGGCCTGACCATTCTTGGGCAGCTTGGTGAGGCCCCCAAGATGACGTCGGACGAATCCAAGGCTATTGCCAGGCGCGTGCTGGCGCGGGCCAAGGTGCCCGTCATTGTCGGCGTCACGGCCCCGGGTCTGGCGGCCATGCGCGAACTTGCCGATACCGTCATGGAAATGGGCGCCGCCGGCGTGATGGTTGCGCCGCCCTGGACCACCAGGACGGACGATCAGGCCTATGCCTTTTACGCCTCGGTCGGCGAGGCCCTGGGCACGACCCCGTTCGTCCTGCAGGACTATCCGCTGACCACCAATGTCACCATCGCGCCCAAGGTCATCGACCGCATCGTGCGCGAGGTGCCCAATTGCGTCATGCTCAAGCATGAGGACTGGCCGGGCCTGGGCAAGATTTCCGCCCTCCGCGCTTCATCGGACAAAGGCGAAACCCGCAGAATTTCAATTCTGTGTGGCAATGGCGGCCTGTTCCTGCCAGAGGAAATGGGGCGCGGCGCGGATGGCGCCATGACCGGTTTCTGCTACCCGGAAATGATGGTTGGCGTGGTCGAAAACTATGCCAGGGGCGATGTCGAGCGCGCCCATGACATTTTCGACGCCTACCTGCCCCTGGCCCGCTATGAGCAGCAGCAAGGCCTGGGCCTGGCGGCCCGCAAATATGTCCTGGCCAAACGCGGCGTCATCTCATCCGCGGCTTTGCGCAAACCAGGCGCAAGCCTGTCCAAGCTTGACATCGTTGACGTTGAGCGCCTCCTTGCGCGCCAGACGAAACGCCTTGCGGAGATCGGCGCATGA
- a CDS encoding dihydroxy-acid dehydratase gives MTRGLRRRLTSYGDQDFSLFLRKAFIKAMGYSDDALDRPIVGIANTYSDYNPCHGNVPQLIEAAKRGVMLAGGMPMVFPTISIHESFASPTSMFLRNLMAMETEEMVRAQPMDSVILIGGCDKTIPAQVMAAASSEVPAIVLPTGPMDTGNHRGERLGACTDCRRVWAQYRADQIDGDEVNEINGKLASSVGTCTVMGTASTMASLVEALGLALPMAGSAAATSAERMRLAEETGRAAVAMTETGLTASEVLTPAALRNGLVTLQALGGSTNAVVHLAAIYGRLGKKLDMAEFDAIGQQVPVLVDLKPSGSGYMGEFHAAGGVPRLLSELSDLLDLSAPRAFGGTLADTIGTQPPRYEEQIIRPRSRPISTSGAIAVLSGNLAPRGAVIKHSAADPRLLFHEGRAVVFDSVKDMIERLDDPSLEITADDVLVLRNAGPKGAPGMPEAGYIPIPRHLARQGVKDMVRLSDARMSGTAFGTIVLHITPEAADGGPLAAVRTGDHIRLDVPNRKLDLLIGAEELAARMAELPPAPAAPARGYARLYDRHVTQADDGLDFDFLMAAR, from the coding sequence GTGACGCGCGGGCTTCGCAGACGTTTGACGAGCTATGGCGATCAGGACTTTTCCCTGTTTTTGCGCAAGGCCTTCATCAAGGCCATGGGCTATTCGGACGATGCGCTGGACCGGCCGATCGTTGGCATTGCCAATACTTATTCTGACTATAATCCATGCCACGGCAATGTTCCGCAGCTCATCGAGGCGGCCAAGCGCGGCGTCATGCTGGCCGGCGGCATGCCCATGGTCTTTCCCACCATCTCCATTCACGAGAGTTTTGCCTCGCCCACCTCTATGTTCCTGCGCAACCTGATGGCGATGGAAACCGAGGAAATGGTGCGGGCCCAGCCCATGGATTCGGTGATCCTGATCGGGGGGTGCGACAAGACCATCCCCGCCCAGGTCATGGCGGCCGCCTCCAGCGAGGTACCGGCTATCGTGCTGCCAACCGGCCCCATGGACACCGGCAATCATCGTGGCGAGCGCCTTGGTGCCTGCACCGATTGCCGCCGCGTCTGGGCGCAATACCGCGCCGACCAGATCGATGGTGACGAGGTCAATGAAATCAATGGCAAGCTCGCAAGCTCGGTGGGCACCTGCACCGTCATGGGCACTGCCTCGACCATGGCCTCACTGGTGGAGGCCCTGGGCCTGGCGTTGCCAATGGCCGGCTCGGCCGCCGCCACATCGGCCGAACGCATGCGCCTGGCCGAGGAAACCGGCCGCGCCGCCGTTGCCATGACAGAGACGGGACTGACCGCGTCCGAGGTGCTGACCCCTGCCGCCTTGCGCAATGGGCTGGTGACCTTGCAGGCCCTTGGCGGCTCGACCAATGCCGTTGTCCATCTCGCCGCCATTTATGGGCGCTTGGGCAAAAAGCTCGACATGGCCGAGTTCGATGCCATCGGGCAACAGGTTCCGGTCCTGGTTGACCTCAAGCCCTCCGGCAGTGGTTATATGGGCGAATTTCATGCCGCCGGCGGGGTGCCGCGGCTGCTTTCCGAGCTCTCCGATCTGCTCGATCTGTCCGCGCCCCGAGCCTTTGGCGGCACCCTTGCCGATACGATCGGCACGCAGCCACCACGCTATGAAGAGCAGATCATCCGCCCGCGCAGCCGGCCGATTTCAACCTCGGGGGCCATTGCAGTCCTCTCGGGCAATCTGGCGCCGCGCGGCGCCGTCATCAAGCATTCCGCCGCCGATCCGCGGCTGCTTTTTCATGAAGGCCGCGCCGTCGTTTTCGACTCGGTCAAGGACATGATCGAGCGGCTTGACGACCCGTCCCTCGAGATCACGGCCGACGACGTTCTGGTCTTGCGCAATGCCGGGCCGAAAGGCGCTCCTGGCATGCCCGAGGCTGGCTATATTCCCATTCCACGTCACCTGGCGCGCCAGGGGGTCAAGGATATGGTGCGTCTTTCCGATGCGCGGATGAGCGGCACGGCCTTCGGTACTATCGTCCTGCATATCACCCCGGAAGCCGCCGATGGCGGGCCATTGGCGGCGGTCAGAACGGGCGACCATATCCGTCTCGATGTCCCCAATCGCAAGCTCGACCTGCTGATCGGCGCCGAGGAGCTGGCCGCACGCATGGCCGAGTTGCCGCCAGCGCCTGCAGCCCCGGCGCGCGGCTATGCCCGCCTCTATGACCGGCATGTGACCCAGGCCGATGACGGGCTCGATTTCGACTTCCTTATGGCCGCGCGATGA